A stretch of Lactuca sativa cultivar Salinas chromosome 6, Lsat_Salinas_v11, whole genome shotgun sequence DNA encodes these proteins:
- the LOC111887467 gene encoding uncharacterized protein LOC111887467, producing MSASSAPPPQQKLTAPYGSWSSPITSDIVSGAGKTLGGTAIDSLGHLLWLESRPTESGRSVIVRGGSDEDEASDVTPIDFSVRTVAQDYGGGDFSVSGDTVIFSNYKDQRLYKQSIRSPSPPVALTPDYGEPLVCYADGVFDKRFNRYVTIREDRRESSKNSVATIVSLELNDETIRDPKVLVGGNDFYAFPRLDHEGKRIAWIEWSHPNMPWDRSQLWVGYISENGDVYKRVCVAGGDPTIIESPTEPKWSSEGELFFVTDRNLGFWNLYKWVEFDNTVLPLYSLEAEFTRPSWVFGINSYEIINDQKNLIACSYRQKGKSYLGVLDKNKNTLSVLQTPFTDLRNITCGVHCLYVEGASAVHPLSIAKVTLDDQASKVVDFKIVWSSSPTSSNYKSYFSTPEFIEFPTQVSGEKAYAYYYPPTNPKYQASQEEKPPLLLQTHGGPTDEAHGILNLNIQFWTSRGWAFVDVNYGGSTGYGRKFRERLLKQWGIVDVNDSCSCAQFLVDNGKVDGERLCITGESAGGYTTLATLAFKNTFKAGSSLYGIADLKSLKEEIPKFESYYIDNLVGSEKDFLERSPINYVDQFSCPIILFQGLEDKVVSPEQAKKIYKALKSKGLPVALVEYEGEQHGFRMAENIKFTLEQQMVFFSRLVGHFKVADEFTPIKIDNFD from the exons ATGTCGGCTTCCTCAGCTCCACCACCGCAGCAAAAACTCACCGCACCCTACGGTTCCTGGTCGTCCCCTATCACCTCCGACATCGTCTCCGGCGCTGGCAAGACTCTCGGAGGCACCGCGATTGACTCCCTCGGCCACCTCTTGTGGCTCGAATCACGCCCCACTGAATCCGg ACGCTCGGTTATAGTTAGAGGAGGTTCTGATGAAGATGAAGCTTCCGATGTAACGCCGATTGACTTCTCAGTTCGCACAGTTGCTCAAGATTACGGTGGTGGTGATTTCTCTGTTTCAGGCGATACTGTAATTTTCTCGAATTACAAAGATCAAAGACTCTACAAGCAATCTATTCGTTCTCCTTCTCCACCTGTAGCACTTACCCCTGATTATGGTGAACCTCTAGTCTGCTATGCTGATGGAGTTTTTGACAAAAGGTTTAATCGCTATGTCACCATTAGAGAAG ATCGAAGAGAAAGTAGCAAAAACTCTGTAGCAACTATTGTATCACTTGAACTCAATGATGAAACTATTCGAG ATCCAAAAGTATTAGTAGGAGGAAATGATTTCTATGCGTTTCCTAGATTAGATCATGAGGGAAAAAGAATAGCGTGGATTGAGTGGAGCCACCCTAATATGCCATGGGATAGGTCCCAACTTTGGGTGGGATACATCTCCGAAAATGG AGACGTGTACAAACGTGTATGTGTAGCGGGGGGTGATCCAACTATAATAGAATCTCCAACTGAACCAAAGTGGTCATCTGAAG GAGAATTGTTCTTTGTCACTGATAGGAATCTTGGATTTTGGAATCTTTACAAATGG GTTGAATTTGATAACACAGTGTTACCTTTATATTCATTAGAGGCCGAATTCACAAGACCATCATGGGTTTTTGGAATAAATTCTTACGAGATAATTAACGACCAAAAAAACTTAATTGCATGCAGTTACAG GCAGAAAGGAAAGTCGTATCTAGGAGTTTTGGACAAAAATAAGAACACATTATCCGTTCTTCAAACTCCTTTCACAGATCTAAGAAATATT ACTTGTGGTGTACACTGCCTATACGTTGAAGGGGCATCCGCTGTTCATCCATTGTCGATAGCTAAG GTGACTTTAGATGATCAAGCATCAAAAGTCGTGGATTTTAAAATTGTTTGGTCTTCTTCACCTACAAGTTCAAATTACAAATCCTATTTTAGCACTCCAGAGTTTATCGAATTTCCAACACAAGTTTCTGGTGAGAAGGCGTATGCGTATTATTATCCCCCCACAAATCCAAAGTATCAAGCGAGTCAAGAAGAAAAACCACCATTGTTATTGCAAACTCatg GAGGACCTACAGATGAAGCACATGGAATTTTGAATCTAAATATTCAATTTTGGACTAGTCGTGGTTGGGCTTTTGTAGATGTGAATTATGGTGGAAGCACCG GTTATGGTCGAAAGTTTCGTGAAAGACTTTTGAAGCAATGGGGTATAGTTGATGTCAACGACTCTTGCAGTTGTGcccaatttttg GTAGACAATGGAAAGGTAGATGGTGAAAGACTTTGCATCACGGGGGAGTCTGCTGGTGGTTACACAACATTGGCTACGCTTGCTTTTAAGAATACATTCAAGGCTGGATCTTCTTTGTATGGT ATAGCTGACTTGAAGTCGTTGAAAGAGGAAATTCCCAAGTTTGAGTCCTACTACATAGATAATCTTGTTG GGAGTGAAAAAGATTTCCTTGAGAGGTCTCCTATTAATTATGTTGATCAGTTTTCTTGCCCCATCATACTCTTTCAAGGATTAGAAGACAAG GTTGTATCCCCAGAACAAGCAAAGAAAATATACAAAGCCTTGAAATCAAAAGGATTGCCTGTTGCGCTTGTGGAATATGAAGGAGAACAACATGGTTTTCGCATG gctgaaaatataaaatttacacTTGAACAACAAATGGTGTTTTTCTCACGTTTGGTGGGACATTTTAAGGTGGCTGACGAATTCACACCCATAAAAATTGATAACTTCGACTAG